A region from the Lycium barbarum isolate Lr01 chromosome 8, ASM1917538v2, whole genome shotgun sequence genome encodes:
- the LOC132607075 gene encoding pentatricopeptide repeat-containing protein At1g08070, chloroplastic-like, protein MNEPCSWLWQHKHIALSLLKSPHKLSTLNHLKSLHVYLLRTGLNHSSFAIGNFITQCSSLGLMSYAAKLFDKMPEPNSFVWNTLIRGFQQNHSPKHTLYYFDEMRANNVQPDRFTYPFAVRACSDLMDFAKGVTLHGQLFKIGVNLDVFVGTSLVDFYTAMGDLNTTKKVFEELPDKDEVTWYAMLSSYVNKFNDMEKARDLFEKIPCKDLVIWHTIILGYVKAGDLELAKEYFDRAPVKDLLMYNTILGCLAKNGEVECVLRLFHEMPRRDLVSWNTVIGGLVRDGRINEAMRFFHQMERVNLSPDDVTLASLLSACAQAGALDTGKWLHSYIDRRCSELNAVIGTALVDMYCKCGDLESAACVFNKMSEHDVVAWSAMIMGSSMNGESRTALNFFYRMKDESERPNDATILGVLCACVHAGLVDEGRKCFYGMSLEFGVTPKLEHYGCMVDLLGRAGLLDEAYNLIQSMPYEPHTGAWGALLGACKIHGNVELAEKAIEHLIQLDLEDGGYLAIMSNIYANAGRWEDVSKVRKLMKEKGIGKSRGISSIEVNGVIHEFGVQEKKHPQAREIYDMIDEIYRRLKRAGHVASTTEVFFDVEEEEKEKALFFHSEKMAVAFGLIATDKTTIIRVVKNLRICPDCHAAMKLISASFEREIVIRDRHRFHHFKNGVCSCRDYW, encoded by the exons ATGAATGAACCTTGCAGTTGGCTATGGCAACACAAACACATTGCCCTTTCTCTACTAAAATCTCCACACAAACTCTCCACTTTAAATCACCTAAAATCCCTCCATGTATACCTCCTTCGCACAGGCCTTAACCACAGCAGTTTCGCAATCGGTAACTTCATCACCCAATGCTCTTCTCTTGGACTCATGTCGTATGCAGCCAAACTGTTCGATAAAATGCCTGAACCAAATTCTTTTGTCTGGAACACCCTCATAAGAGGGTTCCAACAAAATCATTCacccaaacacaccctttattaTTTCGATGAAATGCGCGCGAACAATGTGCAGCCTGATAGATTCACTTACCCTTTCGCCGTTCGCGCTTGTTCGGATTTAATGGATTTTGCTAAAGGAGTAACACTTCATGGGCAGTTGTTTAAAATTGGAGTGAATCTTGATGTATTTGTCGGTACTAGTTTGGTTGATTTTTATACTGCTATGGGGGATTTGAATACGACGAAAAAAGTTTTTGAGGAATTGCCGGATAAAGATGAG GTAACATGGTACGCGATGTTATCTAGCTATGTTAACAAATTTAATGACATGGAAAAAGCTCGGGATTTGTTTGAAAAGATACCGTGTAAAGATCTTGTAATTTGGCATACCATAATTTTGGGGTATGTTAAAGCCGGAGACTTGGAGCTAGCGAAAGAGTATTTTGATAGAGCGCCTGTTAAGGATTTGCTCATGTACAATACAATTTTAGGTTGCCTTGCGAAGAATGGTGAAGTTGAATGTGTCTTGAGATTGTTTCATGAAATGCCTCGTAGGGATTTGGTATCTTGGAATACGGTAATTGGAGGGCTTGTACGTGATGGGAGGATTAATGAAGCTATGAGATTCTTCCATCAAATGGAAAGAGTGAATTTGTCGCCTGATGATGTTACCCTGGCAAGCTTGCTCTCTGCTTGTGCACAAGCTGGAGCTCTAGATACTGGGAAATGGTTGCACTCATATATCGATAGGAGGTGTTCTGAGTTAAATGCTGTGATTGGGACAGCATTGGTGGATATGTATTGCAAGTGTGGTGATTTGGAGAGCGCTGCATGTGTCTTTAATAAGATGTCTGAACATGATGTTGTAGCTTGGAGTGCGATGATCATGGGGTCCTCGATGAACGGGGAGAGTAGAACTGCATTGAACTTCTTTTACCGTATGAAAGATGAATCTGAAAGGCCAAATGACGCGACAATTTTGGGGGTTCTGTGTGCTTGTGTGCATGCTGGATTGGTTGATGAGGGAAGGAAGTGCTTTTATGGCATGTCTTTAGAGTTTGGTGTAACACCAAAGTTGGAGCATTATGGTTGTATGGTTGATCTCCTTGGCCGAGCTGGTTTGCTAGATGAGGCGTATAATTTGATACAATCTATGCCTTATGAGCCACACACGGGTGCCTGGGGTGCCTTACTAGGTGCATGCAAGATACATGGAAATGTTGAGCTTGCTGAAAAGGCCATAGAACACTTGATCCAACTTGACCTTGAGGATGGGGGCTACCTAGCAATTATGTCCAACATTTATGCTAATGCAGGACGGTGGGAAGATGTCTCAAAAGTCCGAAAATTGATGAAAGAAAAAGGCATTGGTAAGTCGCGGGGGATTAGCTCCATTGAGGTTAATGGGGTCATACACGAATTTGGTGTCCAAGAGAAAAAGCACCCTCAAGCGAGAGAAATCTATGATATGATAGATGAGATATATAGACGACTCAAGAGGGCAGGCCATGTCGCAAGTACTACAGAGGTATTTTTCGATGTTGAAGAGGAGGAAAAGGAAAAGGCTCTGTTTTTCCACAGTGAGAAAATGGCTGTTGCTTTTGGACTTATTGCAACTGATAAAACCACTATCATTCGTGTAGTGAAAAACCTTCGCATTTGTCCAGATTGTCATGCAGCTATGAAGTTGATTTCTGCTAGTTTTGAAAGAGAAATAGTAATTAGAGACCGCCATCGTTTTCACCACTTCAAGAATGGTGTTTGCTCTTGTAGAGACTATTGGTGA
- the LOC132605397 gene encoding ankyrin repeat-containing protein ITN1-like, translating into MMSSINQQGAMDLEMGLPPAPHPISNMNYAGEPSPSPSPRAPALVVSHSSKSLIPSNSGKALFVSNSGKALLLSNSGKRMDPSGKKKYVKQVTGRHNDTELHLAAQRGDVGAVREILGEIDAQMLKTMSGAEFDAEVAEIREAMVNEVNELGETALFTAAERGYIDVVKELLPYSTKEGITTKNRSGLDPLHIAASQGHQAIVRLLLEHDPELSMTVGQSNATPLVSAATKGHTAVVHELLSKDSSLLEISRSNGKNALHLSARQGHVDIVQALLEKDPQLARRIDKKGQTALHMAVKGVSSDVVKLLLQADPAIVMLPDKFGNTALHIATRKKRSEIVHELLLLDDTNVNALTRDHRTALDIAEGLPMSEESTELKECLTRYGACRANELNNQPRDELRKTVTEIKKNVHSQLEQARKTNKNMTGIAKELQKLHREGINNATNSVTIVASLFATVAFAAIFTVPGGDLDSGYAVASNTPPFKIFYITNALALFTSLAVVLVQITVVRGETKSEKRVIGVINKLMWAAAVFTTLAFVSASYVVIGRRNMWAAIFVTVVAGLIMAGVLGAMTYYVVRSKRTRKMRKREKFARTRTNSFPQTELSDSDYNPMFAL; encoded by the exons atgatGTCTTCCATCAACCAACAAG GTGCGATGGATCTGGAAATGGGGTTACCTCCGGCCCCACATCCAATTTCTAACATGAATTACGCCGGCGAGCCGTCACCGTCACCGTCGCCACGAGCACCGGCCCTAGTGGTGTCACATTCAAGCAAGTCCTTGATTCCATCAAATTCAGGGAAAGCCCTGTTTGTGTCAAATTCAGGGAAAGCATTACTTTTATCAAATTCAGGGAAACGGATGGATCCATCAGGGAAAAAAAAGTACGTAAAACAGGTGACGGGTCGACACAACGACACGGAGCTCCACCTGGCAGCTCAACGCGGGGACGTGGGTGCGGTTAGGGAGATATTAGGGGAAATTGATGCTCAGATGTTGAAAACCATGAGCGGGGCGGAGTTTGATGCTGAG GTGGCAGAGATAAGGGAAGCAATGGTGAATGAGGTAAATGAATTAGGCGAAACGGCGTTGTTTACTGCTGCTGAAAGGGGATATATTGATGTTGTTAAGGAGTTGCTTCCTTATAGTACAAAGGAAGGGATCACGACGAAGAATCGTTCTGGTTTAGATCCTTTGCATATTGCTGCTAGCCAAGGTCATCAAG CTATTGTTAGGTTACTGTTGGAGCATGACCCAGAGTTGAGCATGACAGTTGGTCAATCAAATGCAACTCCTCTAGTATCTGCAGCCACAAAAGGGCATACGGCAGTTGTCCATGAATTGCTTTCCAAGGATTCTAGCTTGCTAGAAATATCAAGATCCAATGGCAAAAACGCGTTACATTTGTCTGCGCGCCAAGGCCATGTGGATATTGTTCAAGCGTTGCTGGAAAAGGATCCACAACTGGCAAGAAGAATCGATAAGAAAGGACAGACTGCTCTACACATGGCTGTAAAAGGCGTTAGCAGTGACGTGGTGAAGTTGCTTCTGCAAGCAGATCCCGCAATTGTAATGCTTCCGGATAAGTTTGGCAATACTGCGTTACATATTGCCACACGGAAAAAGCGTTCAGAG ATAGTGCATGAGCTCTTGCTACTCGACGACACAAATGTCAATGCATTAACAAGAGATCACAGAACAGCTTTAGACATTGCTGAAGGGCTTCCTATGTCTGAAGAATCCACTGAACTAAAAGAGTGCTTGACTCGTTATGGTGCTTGTAGAGCCAATGAATTGAATAATCAGCCTCGAGATGAGCTTAGGAAGACAGTAACAGAAATTAAGAAAAATGTCCATTCTCAGCTTGAACAAGCTCGAAAGACTAACAAGAACATGACTGGTATTGCAAAGGAGCTTCAAAAGCTCCACAGAGAAGGAATTAACAATGCTACCAATTCTGTAACTATTGTTGCCTCTCTTTTTGCAACAGTAGCATTTGCTGCTATATTCACAGTTCCTGGTGGTGATCTTGATTCTGGATACGCTGTGGCGTCTAACACTCCCCCATTTAAGATCTTCTATATCACGAATGCTCTTGCACTCTTCACTTCCTTGGCTGTTGTGCTTGTACAAATCACAGTAGTCAGGGGTGAGACAAAATCTGAGAAGAGAGTTATTGGGGTGATTAACAAACTAATGTGGGCTGCCGCAGTTTTCACTACTCTGGCCTTTGTATCTGCCTCTTATGTAGTTATTGGCCGGCGCAATATGTGGGCTGCAATTTTTGTTACAGTTGTAGCAGGACTCATTATGGCAGGGGTTTTAGGTGCCATGACTTATTATGTTGTGAGGTCTAAAAGGACTCGCAAAATGAGAAAGAGGGAAAAGTTTGCAAGGACTAGAACCAACTCGTTTCCTCAAACGGAATTATCCGATTCAGATTATAATCCAATGTTTGCTCTCTGA